One genomic region from Nymphaea colorata isolate Beijing-Zhang1983 chromosome 10, ASM883128v2, whole genome shotgun sequence encodes:
- the LOC116263072 gene encoding prefoldin subunit 3 — protein sequence MASSSLSSSPSERRGIPAAAFIEDVQSHLLQSGLDANSCLGLLQERLQQYKLVEMKLLAQQRDLQAKIPDIKKCLDIVSTLQEKRTSGEALISDFEVSEGIYAKARIEETNSICLWLGANVMLEYSCEEADALLKKNLENAKASLEVLADDLQFLRDQVTITQVTIARVYNWDVHQRRMKQAAKAT from the exons ATGGCGTCCTCCTCATTGTCGTCATCGCCGTCGGAGAGGAGGGGAATCCCTGCTGCCGCGTTTATAGAGGATGTTCAGTCCCACCTGTTGCAGTCGGGGCTCGACGCAAACTCTTGCCTTGGCTTACTTCAAGAGAG ACTTCAGCAGTACAAGTTAGTAGAAATGAAGCTTCTTGCACAGCAGAGGGATCTTCAG GCAAAAATTCCTGACATTAAGAAGTGTCTAGATATTGTGAGTACATTGCAAGAAAAGCGGACATCTGGTGAG GCACtaatttctgattttgaagTCTCTGAGGGCATATATGCAAAAGCGCGGATTGAGGAGACCAACTCCATATGCCTGTGGTTAGGAGCAAATGTCATGCTAGAGTATTCCTGTGAAGAG GCCGATGCACTTTTGAAGAAGAATCTGGAAAATGCCAAAGCCAGTTTAGAGGTGCTTGCTGATGATCTGCAATTTTTAAGGGATCAAGTGACTATAACACAG GTCACAATTGCCCGAGTGTACAATTGGGATGTTCATCAACGGAGGATGAAGCAAGCTGCTAAAGCTACCTAA